A genomic window from Paucibacter sp. KCTC 42545 includes:
- a CDS encoding GntR family transcriptional regulator has product MPTSPVRSAVKSAAAHAGSTLAGPSFSPLYAQIKGLLIASLQGGEWKAGEAIPSELDLAGRFGVSQGTVRKAIDEMASENLLVRRQGKGTFVTTHAEQKMQYRFLRLVPDEGSTSLERQLLDCKRMRAPAAIAKQLQMRAGEQMVEVRRLLKAAGRPVVLDDIWLPGQLFKGLTTERLNQYRGPFYGLFEAEFGVHMIRAQEKIRALAADAEVAELLQVPVGAPLLSVERLSFTYGDRPVELRRGLYHTESHFYRNELN; this is encoded by the coding sequence ATGCCAACTTCGCCCGTCCGTTCTGCAGTCAAGTCTGCCGCCGCCCATGCGGGGTCGACGCTGGCCGGGCCGTCTTTTAGTCCGCTATACGCACAAATCAAGGGCTTGCTGATCGCCAGCCTGCAAGGCGGTGAATGGAAGGCCGGCGAGGCGATTCCGAGCGAGTTGGATCTGGCGGGGCGTTTCGGCGTGAGTCAAGGTACGGTGCGCAAGGCCATCGACGAGATGGCGTCGGAGAACCTTTTGGTACGCCGGCAGGGTAAGGGCACGTTCGTGACCACCCATGCCGAGCAAAAAATGCAGTACCGATTTTTGCGCCTGGTGCCGGACGAGGGCTCAACCAGCTTGGAGCGGCAGTTGCTCGACTGCAAGCGCATGCGCGCGCCCGCCGCCATTGCCAAGCAGTTGCAAATGCGTGCCGGCGAACAAATGGTGGAGGTACGGCGCTTGCTTAAAGCGGCCGGCCGGCCGGTGGTGTTGGACGACATCTGGTTGCCGGGCCAACTTTTCAAAGGGCTCACCACCGAGCGCCTGAATCAATACCGCGGGCCTTTTTATGGCTTGTTTGAGGCCGAGTTTGGCGTTCACATGATCCGCGCGCAAGAGAAAATTCGCGCCTTGGCGGCTGATGCCGAGGTGGCCGAGTTGTTGCAGGTGCCGGTGGGCGCGCCGCTGCTCAGCGTGGAGCGCTTGTCCTTCACTTATGGCGACCGGCCGGTGGAGTTGCGTCGCGGCCTCTACCACACCGAATCACACTTTTATCGCAATGAGTTGAACTAA
- the acnB gene encoding bifunctional aconitate hydratase 2/2-methylisocitrate dehydratase, translating into MLQAYRQHVAERAALGIPPLALSAEQTAAVIELIKNPPAGEGEFLLDLLTHRVPPGVDDAAKVKASFLAAVAHGDLAVALISKTRATELLGTMVGGYNVKPLIDLLDDAEVAGSAAAALKKTLLMFDFFHDVAEKAKAGNAHAKDVIQSWANAEWFTSRPEVEKKITVTVFKVTGETNTDDLSPAPDAWSRPDIPLHYLAMLKNARPGITPEEDGKRGPMKFIEDLKSKGHLVAYVGDVVGTGSSRKSATNSVIWATGQDIPFVPNKRFGGVTLGGKIAPIFFNTQEDSGALPIEVDVSAFDMGDVIDIYPYEGKIEKDGKVAAEFKLKSDVLFDEVRAGGRINLIIGRSLTAKAREFLALPAATTFRLPTPPAATKAGFTLAQKMVGRAVGLPEGQGVRPGTYCEPKMTTVGSQDTTGPMTRDELKDLACLGFSADLVMQSFCHTAAYPKPVDVKTHRELPAFISSRGGVSLRPGDGVIHSWLNRLLLPDTVGTGGDSHTRFPIGISFPAGSGLVAFGAATGVMPLDMPESVLVRFKGQMQPGITLRDLVHAIPLYAIKAGLLTVAKAGKINAFSGRILEIEGLPDLKVEQAFELSDASAERSAAGCTVKLNPEPIKEYLTSNIVLMKNMINDGYADARTLQRRIEKVEAWLANPSLLEADKDAEYAHVIEIDLADIKEPILCCPNDPDDAKFLSDVAGTKIDEVFIGSCMTNIGHFRAASKLLEGRRDIPVKLWVAPPTKMDAQELTKEGHYGTFGAAGARMEMPGCSLCMGNQAQVKEGATVVSTSTRNFPNRLGKNSNVYLASAELAAIASKLGRIPTVEEYHADMGVINKDGSKIYQYMNFDQIEEYADAAKAVTN; encoded by the coding sequence ATGCTGCAAGCCTACCGCCAACATGTCGCCGAGCGCGCTGCCCTGGGCATCCCGCCCCTGGCCCTTTCCGCCGAGCAGACCGCCGCCGTGATCGAGCTGATCAAGAACCCGCCTGCTGGCGAAGGCGAGTTCCTGCTGGACCTGCTGACCCACCGCGTGCCCCCGGGCGTGGACGATGCCGCCAAGGTCAAGGCCAGCTTCCTGGCTGCCGTGGCCCATGGTGACCTGGCTGTGGCCCTGATCAGCAAGACCCGCGCGACCGAGTTGCTGGGCACCATGGTGGGCGGCTACAACGTCAAGCCCCTGATCGACCTGCTGGACGACGCCGAAGTGGCTGGCTCCGCTGCCGCCGCGCTGAAGAAGACCCTGCTGATGTTCGACTTCTTCCACGATGTGGCAGAAAAGGCCAAGGCCGGCAACGCCCACGCCAAGGATGTGATCCAGAGCTGGGCCAATGCCGAGTGGTTCACCAGCCGCCCTGAAGTCGAGAAAAAGATCACCGTGACCGTCTTCAAGGTCACCGGCGAAACCAATACCGACGACCTGTCGCCCGCGCCCGATGCCTGGAGCCGCCCCGACATCCCGCTGCACTACCTGGCCATGTTGAAGAACGCCCGCCCCGGCATCACACCCGAGGAAGACGGCAAGCGCGGCCCGATGAAGTTCATCGAAGACCTCAAGAGCAAGGGCCATCTGGTGGCCTATGTCGGCGACGTGGTCGGCACCGGCTCTTCGCGCAAATCTGCGACTAACAGCGTGATCTGGGCCACCGGCCAAGACATCCCCTTCGTGCCGAACAAGCGCTTCGGCGGCGTGACGCTGGGCGGCAAGATCGCCCCCATCTTCTTCAACACGCAAGAAGACTCCGGCGCCCTGCCGATCGAAGTGGACGTGAGCGCCTTCGACATGGGCGACGTCATCGACATCTACCCCTACGAGGGCAAGATCGAGAAGGACGGCAAGGTCGCTGCCGAGTTCAAGCTCAAGAGCGATGTGCTGTTTGACGAAGTGCGCGCCGGTGGCCGTATCAACCTGATCATTGGCCGCTCGCTGACCGCCAAGGCACGTGAGTTCCTGGCCCTGCCCGCTGCCACTACCTTCCGCCTGCCCACTCCGCCCGCCGCCACCAAGGCTGGCTTCACGCTGGCACAGAAGATGGTTGGCCGCGCTGTTGGCCTGCCAGAAGGCCAAGGCGTGCGCCCCGGTACTTACTGCGAGCCCAAGATGACCACGGTCGGCTCGCAAGACACCACCGGCCCGATGACCCGCGACGAGTTGAAAGACTTGGCCTGCCTGGGCTTCAGCGCTGACCTGGTGATGCAGAGCTTCTGCCACACCGCGGCCTACCCCAAGCCCGTGGACGTCAAGACCCACCGCGAACTGCCGGCCTTCATCAGCAGCCGCGGCGGCGTGTCCTTGCGCCCGGGTGACGGCGTGATCCACAGCTGGCTGAACCGCCTGCTGCTGCCCGACACCGTCGGCACCGGTGGCGACAGCCACACACGCTTCCCGATCGGTATCTCCTTCCCCGCCGGCTCCGGCCTGGTGGCCTTCGGTGCAGCCACTGGCGTGATGCCGCTGGACATGCCTGAATCGGTGCTGGTGCGCTTCAAGGGCCAGATGCAGCCCGGCATCACCCTGCGTGATCTGGTGCATGCCATCCCGCTGTACGCCATCAAGGCAGGTCTCTTGACCGTGGCCAAGGCCGGCAAGATCAATGCTTTCTCGGGCCGCATCCTAGAAATCGAAGGCCTGCCGGATCTGAAAGTGGAACAAGCGTTTGAGCTGAGCGACGCCTCGGCCGAGCGCAGCGCAGCCGGTTGCACGGTCAAGCTGAACCCCGAGCCGATCAAGGAATACCTCACCAGCAATATTGTGCTGATGAAGAACATGATCAATGACGGCTACGCCGACGCCCGCACCCTGCAGCGCCGTATCGAGAAGGTCGAAGCCTGGCTGGCCAACCCCAGCCTGCTGGAAGCCGACAAGGACGCCGAATACGCCCACGTCATCGAAATCGATCTGGCCGACATCAAGGAACCTATCCTGTGCTGCCCGAACGATCCGGATGACGCCAAGTTCCTGAGCGACGTCGCTGGCACCAAGATCGATGAAGTCTTCATCGGTTCTTGCATGACCAATATCGGCCACTTCCGCGCTGCTTCCAAGCTGCTGGAAGGCCGCCGCGACATCCCCGTCAAGCTGTGGGTGGCCCCGCCGACCAAGATGGACGCCCAAGAGCTGACCAAGGAAGGCCATTACGGCACCTTCGGCGCAGCCGGCGCCCGCATGGAAATGCCTGGCTGCAGCCTGTGCATGGGCAACCAAGCTCAGGTCAAGGAAGGCGCCACCGTGGTGTCCACCAGCACCCGCAACTTCCCCAACCGTCTGGGCAAGAACAGCAATGTCTACCTGGCCTCGGCCGAGTTGGCGGCGATTGCCTCCAAGCTGGGTCGTATTCCTACCGTTGAGGAATACCACGCCGATATGGGTGTCATCAACAAGGACGGCAGCAAGATTTATCAGTACATGAACTTCGACCAGATCGAGGAGTACGCCGATGCTGCCAAGGCCGTGACGAACTGA
- a CDS encoding malate dehydrogenase: MSKKPVRVAVTGAAGQIGYALLFRIASGEMLGKDQPVILQLLEIPDEKAQNALKGVIMELEDCAFPLLAGIEAHSDPMTVFKDTDYALLVGSRPRGPGMERSELLAINGAIFTAQGKALNAVASRNVKVLVVGNPANTNAYIAMKSAPDLPAKNFTAMLRLDHNRAASQIAAKTGKAVAEIEKLAVWGNHSPTMYADYRFATIGGASVKDMINDETWNRETFLPTVGKRGAAIIAARGLSSAASAANAAIDHMRDWALGTNGKWVTMGIPSNGEYGIPKEVMFGYPVTCEGGEYKIVEGLEIDAFSQECIKKTLDELLGEQDGVKHLV, encoded by the coding sequence ATGAGCAAGAAACCCGTTCGCGTTGCCGTTACCGGCGCCGCAGGCCAAATTGGCTACGCCCTGCTGTTTCGCATCGCCTCCGGCGAAATGCTGGGCAAGGACCAGCCCGTCATCCTGCAATTGCTGGAGATCCCTGACGAGAAGGCCCAGAACGCGCTGAAGGGCGTGATCATGGAGTTGGAAGACTGCGCCTTCCCGCTGCTGGCCGGCATCGAAGCCCACAGCGACCCAATGACCGTCTTCAAGGACACCGACTACGCCCTGCTGGTCGGTTCGCGTCCCCGCGGCCCTGGCATGGAGCGCTCGGAGCTGCTGGCCATCAACGGCGCCATCTTCACCGCTCAAGGCAAGGCCCTGAACGCTGTTGCTTCGCGCAACGTCAAGGTGCTGGTCGTCGGCAACCCCGCCAACACCAATGCCTACATCGCCATGAAGTCGGCCCCGGATCTGCCGGCCAAGAACTTCACCGCCATGCTGCGACTGGACCACAACCGCGCCGCTTCGCAAATCGCTGCCAAGACTGGCAAGGCCGTGGCCGAGATCGAAAAATTGGCCGTCTGGGGCAACCACTCGCCCACCATGTACGCTGACTACCGCTTCGCCACCATCGGCGGCGCTTCGGTCAAGGACATGATCAATGACGAGACCTGGAACCGCGAAACCTTCTTGCCCACCGTCGGCAAGCGCGGCGCCGCCATCATCGCCGCTCGCGGCCTGTCGTCGGCTGCTTCGGCTGCCAACGCTGCCATCGACCATATGCGCGACTGGGCCCTTGGCACCAACGGCAAATGGGTCACCATGGGCATTCCTTCGAACGGCGAATACGGCATCCCCAAGGAAGTCATGTTCGGTTACCCCGTGACCTGCGAAGGTGGCGAGTACAAGATCGTTGAAGGCCTGGAAATCGATGCCTTCTCGCAAGAGTGCATCAAGAAGACCCTGGACGAACTGCTGGGCGAGCAAGACGGCGTCAAGCACCTGGTCTGA
- a CDS encoding DUF2087 domain-containing protein, producing MPRDRLIPLQAEDISAFAKSLRQQLSAHQEANAALPGHLSLLNMLARAAGHRNIQSLKASQPSTSQAASAVLAPTKSLPPARGPRHPDLSELADRALRQFDPQGRLMRWPSRHQVQRYALWGLWLHFDSRRRYTEPEINEVLNRQHCFGDHCTLRRELVNMKLLARSDGGREYRKLAARPEADLLPLLRELRERSTLGATAD from the coding sequence ATGCCCCGTGACCGTTTGATTCCCTTGCAGGCCGAGGACATCTCGGCTTTCGCCAAATCACTGCGCCAACAGCTGAGCGCACATCAAGAAGCCAACGCCGCCCTGCCCGGCCATCTGAGCCTGCTGAATATGCTGGCCCGCGCTGCTGGGCACCGCAATATCCAGTCGCTCAAAGCGAGCCAGCCCAGCACAAGCCAAGCCGCCAGCGCCGTACTTGCACCGACAAAGTCCCTGCCCCCAGCGCGCGGCCCACGCCACCCGGATTTGAGCGAACTGGCCGACCGGGCCCTGCGCCAGTTCGACCCGCAAGGCCGCTTGATGCGCTGGCCCAGCCGCCATCAGGTGCAGCGCTATGCCTTGTGGGGCTTGTGGCTGCATTTCGACAGCCGGCGCCGCTACACCGAGCCCGAGATCAACGAGGTGCTGAACCGCCAGCATTGCTTTGGCGACCACTGCACGCTGAGGCGCGAATTGGTCAATATGAAGCTGCTGGCGCGCAGCGACGGCGGGCGGGAATACCGCAAGCTCGCCGCCCGGCCAGAGGCCGATTTGCTGCCGCTGCTGCGCGAGTTGCGTGAACGCTCCACCCTGGGTGCTACGGCTGACTGA
- a CDS encoding HpcH/HpaI aldolase/citrate lyase family protein, with translation MLHPKQALFDTDEQTTALPVVDHYCGVEVRMDKSLALQAEMGPVFDITLDLEDGAPVGAEAEQRQLVIDKALSPANRWGRVGARVHPFDHPAFEADVDALVSQAGEALAYLMLPKPRSFADLNAACAFVDASLQRHGIRKALPLHALIETHGALRDVQAIAAHPRIESISFGLMDFVSAHQGAIPRSGLSAEGQFDHPLIARAKLEISAAAHGHGKTPSHCVVTEFKDSDALQTAATRAAREFGYTRMWSIHPTQIQVILDAFAPSTAEVDEAIEIIYAAQAAQWAPIQHRNNLHDRASYRFFWHVLERAHRTGQLLPAEVRQAFFAPKNSAAA, from the coding sequence ATGCTCCACCCAAAACAAGCGCTTTTCGACACCGACGAACAAACCACCGCACTACCCGTTGTAGATCACTACTGCGGCGTTGAAGTGCGCATGGATAAAAGCCTGGCCCTGCAGGCCGAGATGGGCCCGGTATTCGACATCACGCTCGACTTGGAGGACGGCGCGCCCGTTGGTGCCGAAGCTGAGCAACGCCAGTTGGTGATTGACAAGGCCCTCAGCCCCGCCAACCGCTGGGGCCGCGTGGGCGCGCGCGTCCACCCCTTCGATCACCCCGCCTTCGAGGCCGATGTGGATGCATTGGTGAGCCAGGCCGGCGAAGCGCTCGCCTACCTGATGCTGCCCAAGCCACGCAGCTTTGCCGACTTGAACGCCGCCTGCGCCTTTGTGGACGCCAGCCTGCAACGCCACGGCATTCGCAAAGCCCTGCCTCTGCATGCACTGATCGAAACCCACGGCGCACTGCGCGATGTGCAAGCCATTGCCGCACATCCTCGTATCGAGTCGATCTCTTTCGGGCTGATGGATTTTGTTTCTGCCCACCAGGGCGCCATTCCTCGCTCTGGCCTGAGCGCCGAAGGCCAGTTTGACCACCCCTTGATTGCGCGCGCCAAGCTGGAGATTTCCGCCGCCGCCCATGGCCACGGCAAGACACCCTCGCACTGCGTGGTGACCGAGTTCAAAGACAGCGACGCACTTCAAACTGCAGCCACACGCGCCGCGCGCGAGTTCGGCTACACCCGCATGTGGAGCATCCACCCGACGCAAATTCAAGTCATCCTCGACGCTTTCGCCCCCAGCACCGCCGAGGTGGACGAAGCCATCGAGATCATTTACGCGGCCCAGGCCGCCCAGTGGGCGCCGATCCAGCACCGCAACAATCTGCATGACCGCGCGAGCTACCGCTTCTTCTGGCACGTGCTGGAGCGCGCCCACCGCACGGGCCAGCTCTTGCCAGCCGAAGTGCGCCAAGCATTTTTCGCCCCGAAAAACTCGGCCGCAGCCTGA
- the istB gene encoding IS21-like element helper ATPase IstB: MLNEHTLQQLRTLRLDGMAAALTDPANQIHVAELPFDQRLALLVQRELDWRDGKRQERLLKAARLKVSTACLEDIDWRSNRGLSRDTIQTLAGGDWLRHGHNVLLTGATGCGKTWLSCALGQQAARLGFSVYYARAPRLLEELHVAHGDGSFTRRLAQLAKLDLLILDDFAIAPIAAHERNDLLELLDDRVGSRATLITSQLPVTAWHTWLDDPTLADAILDRIVHGSHKLALKGESMRKLANGR; this comes from the coding sequence ATGCTCAACGAACACACACTGCAACAACTCAGAACGCTGCGCCTAGACGGCATGGCAGCAGCCCTGACGGATCCTGCCAACCAGATCCACGTTGCCGAACTCCCCTTTGACCAACGCCTTGCGTTGCTGGTACAGCGGGAGCTGGACTGGCGCGACGGCAAACGCCAGGAGCGGCTGCTCAAAGCCGCCCGGCTGAAGGTCTCCACAGCCTGCCTGGAAGACATCGATTGGCGCAGCAACCGCGGACTCAGCCGCGACACCATCCAAACACTGGCTGGCGGAGACTGGCTACGCCACGGGCATAACGTTTTACTCACAGGTGCCACCGGTTGCGGCAAAACCTGGCTGTCCTGCGCGCTGGGCCAGCAAGCTGCACGATTGGGCTTCTCGGTTTACTACGCCCGCGCCCCGCGCCTGCTGGAGGAACTGCATGTGGCGCACGGGGACGGCAGCTTCACCCGTCGGCTGGCTCAACTGGCCAAACTGGACCTACTGATTCTTGACGACTTTGCCATTGCCCCCATTGCCGCACACGAGCGCAATGACCTGCTGGAGTTGCTGGATGACCGCGTGGGCAGCCGCGCCACACTCATCACCAGCCAATTGCCGGTGACGGCCTGGCACACCTGGCTGGATGATCCCACCTTGGCTGACGCCATCCTGGACCGCATCGTGCATGGCTCACACAAACTGGCCCTCAAAGGGGAGTCCATGAGGAAGCTGGCCAACGGGCGTTGA
- a CDS encoding AbrB/MazE/SpoVT family DNA-binding domain-containing protein encodes MEATVAERGQITLPKAVRDALGLSKGTTLKVELDGSRIILRKNVDDAISRARGRFKLPEGTTTDDLMRELRGRAPGDPVSE; translated from the coding sequence ATGGAAGCCACTGTTGCTGAACGCGGTCAGATCACACTGCCCAAGGCCGTGCGTGATGCATTGGGCCTGAGCAAGGGCACCACGCTCAAGGTGGAATTGGACGGCTCGCGCATCATCTTGCGCAAAAACGTCGACGACGCCATCTCCCGAGCCCGCGGCCGCTTCAAGCTGCCCGAAGGCACCACCACCGATGATTTGATGCGCGAGCTGCGTGGTCGCGCACCGGGCGACCCGGTCAGCGAGTGA
- the sdhC gene encoding succinate dehydrogenase, cytochrome b556 subunit, with protein MTNTTKIKAARPVFRNIHISQISSYRLPPAGIVSILHRISGLMMFLLLPFVVWMFDMSLTSEISYDAFTNAFVAGIGFVPAWFVKLTVLALLWGYLHHFIAGVRHLWMDATHSVSKEQGHSTAVMTLALSVLLTLLLGAKLFGLY; from the coding sequence ATGACAAACACCACCAAGATTAAAGCGGCCAGACCGGTCTTTCGCAATATTCACATCAGTCAGATCAGTTCATACCGGCTGCCGCCGGCAGGCATCGTTTCCATCCTGCACCGGATCAGCGGTTTGATGATGTTTTTGCTGCTGCCCTTCGTCGTTTGGATGTTCGACATGAGCTTGACGTCGGAAATCTCTTACGACGCCTTCACCAACGCCTTCGTGGCCGGTATCGGCTTCGTGCCGGCCTGGTTCGTCAAGCTGACGGTGTTAGCTTTGTTGTGGGGCTACTTGCATCACTTCATCGCCGGTGTGCGCCACCTCTGGATGGACGCGACCCACAGCGTCTCCAAGGAGCAGGGCCACAGCACGGCAGTCATGACGCTGGCTTTGAGCGTGCTGCTGACGCTGTTGCTGGGCGCCAAGCTCTTCGGCCTGTATTGA
- the sdhD gene encoding succinate dehydrogenase, hydrophobic membrane anchor protein, giving the protein MSTFGSKRTVVGAHYGLRDWLAQRVTAVLMAVFTVVVLAQFLMPGALGYDRWAGIFAQQWMKFLTFVVILSLAYHAWVGTRDIWMDYVKPVGLRLALHVFTLVWLLGCAGWAVQVLWRM; this is encoded by the coding sequence ATGAGTACTTTTGGCAGCAAACGCACCGTGGTCGGTGCGCATTACGGCTTGCGTGACTGGCTGGCGCAGCGCGTCACCGCCGTGTTGATGGCCGTGTTCACCGTGGTGGTGTTGGCGCAGTTCCTGATGCCCGGCGCGCTGGGTTATGACCGCTGGGCCGGCATCTTCGCCCAGCAGTGGATGAAGTTCCTGACCTTTGTCGTCATTCTTTCCCTGGCGTACCACGCTTGGGTCGGCACGCGCGACATCTGGATGGATTACGTGAAGCCCGTCGGCCTGCGCCTGGCTTTGCATGTGTTTACCTTGGTTTGGTTGTTGGGCTGCGCCGGCTGGGCAGTTCAAGTGTTGTGGAGAATGTGA
- a CDS encoding type II toxin-antitoxin system VapC family toxin: MIAVDTSVLIDLLGDDSRADAAEAALRLALSSGPVVVCDVVVSEVTASLGHGSEVMDVLEDMGLRFLPLDQRSAIRAGEMQRKYKLRQRTSGVANNDPVSARRTVPDFLVGAHAMLQCDALITRDDGFFRDYFKGLKVITPSAP; the protein is encoded by the coding sequence ATGATTGCCGTTGACACCTCCGTGCTCATCGACCTGCTGGGCGATGATTCCCGCGCCGACGCGGCCGAGGCAGCTTTGCGCCTGGCCCTGTCCAGCGGCCCGGTGGTCGTCTGCGATGTGGTGGTCAGCGAAGTCACCGCCAGCCTCGGCCACGGCTCCGAGGTGATGGATGTGCTGGAAGATATGGGCCTGCGCTTTCTGCCCCTGGACCAACGCTCGGCGATTCGCGCCGGCGAAATGCAAAGAAAATACAAGCTGCGCCAGCGCACGAGTGGCGTAGCGAACAACGACCCCGTCAGCGCGCGCCGTACCGTGCCTGACTTTCTGGTGGGCGCACATGCCATGTTGCAGTGCGACGCCCTGATCACCCGCGACGACGGATTTTTTCGCGACTATTTCAAAGGGCTCAAGGTCATCACACCCAGTGCGCCTTGA
- the istA gene encoding IS21 family transposase, with translation MPTPRVTMSKIRHTLQLLHSGKLSQRQIGTSLGISKSTVSEIASYARVAGLDWNAAQALSDAELQGRLYRPAVARQSRHLEPDYATLHIELKRPGVTLQLLWEEYQAQHQGQAYKYSAFCEKYQQWAQRLRRSMRQTHEAGDKLFVDYAGQTVPMVDAATGEITQAQVFVAVLGASNYTYACATPAQKAADWVACIIATLEFIGGVPRLLVPDQPRALMIRPDRYEPTSHRLLDELSHHYGLAVLPARPAKPRDKPKVEVAVQVVERWILARLRHQQFFSLAALNKAIAALLQELNQRPFKKLPGCRASAFASLDRPLLGPLPATRMAIARFKPARVNIDYHVELDGHYYSAPHRLVGRRVELRITATTLEVLEGQARVAVHALSPHRGAHSTAPEHMPPSHRAHLQWTPDKLITWAEGIGAATAAVVRWQMERRAHPEQGYRSCLGLMRLGREYGHERLEAACARAQSIRAPNYKSVASILQCGLDQRPIDAPLPTQTSLPLHANLRGPDYYH, from the coding sequence ATGCCCACACCGAGAGTCACCATGAGCAAGATTCGACACACTTTGCAACTGCTGCACAGCGGCAAACTCAGCCAGCGCCAAATTGGCACCTCGCTGGGCATCTCCAAATCCACGGTCAGTGAGATCGCCAGTTATGCCCGCGTCGCCGGGCTGGACTGGAACGCCGCTCAGGCTTTGAGCGACGCCGAACTGCAGGGCCGGCTTTACCGGCCCGCTGTGGCACGCCAGTCCCGCCACCTGGAGCCCGACTACGCCACACTTCACATCGAACTCAAACGCCCCGGCGTCACCTTGCAGCTGCTCTGGGAGGAATACCAAGCACAACACCAGGGCCAGGCCTACAAGTACAGCGCCTTTTGCGAGAAGTACCAGCAATGGGCCCAGCGCTTGAGGCGCTCCATGCGCCAGACCCATGAGGCCGGCGACAAGCTCTTCGTGGACTATGCCGGGCAGACCGTGCCCATGGTGGATGCCGCCACTGGCGAGATCACCCAGGCGCAGGTGTTCGTGGCCGTGCTGGGCGCATCGAACTACACCTATGCCTGCGCCACGCCGGCCCAGAAGGCCGCCGACTGGGTCGCCTGCATCATCGCCACGCTGGAGTTCATCGGCGGGGTGCCCCGTCTGCTCGTGCCTGACCAGCCGCGTGCGCTCATGATCCGGCCCGACCGCTACGAGCCCACCAGCCACCGCTTGCTGGATGAGCTCTCCCACCACTACGGCCTGGCCGTGCTGCCAGCCCGACCGGCCAAGCCGCGCGACAAGCCTAAGGTCGAGGTGGCCGTGCAGGTGGTCGAGCGCTGGATTCTGGCGCGCCTGCGCCATCAACAATTCTTCAGCCTGGCCGCCTTGAACAAAGCCATTGCGGCCCTGCTGCAAGAGCTCAACCAACGCCCGTTCAAGAAACTGCCCGGCTGCCGTGCCAGCGCCTTTGCCAGCCTGGATCGGCCTCTCCTGGGGCCCTTGCCGGCGACGCGCATGGCCATCGCTCGCTTCAAGCCCGCGCGGGTCAACATCGACTATCACGTTGAACTCGATGGGCATTACTACTCCGCCCCCCACCGCCTGGTGGGCCGGCGGGTGGAGCTGCGCATCACGGCCACCACGCTGGAGGTGCTGGAGGGCCAGGCCCGCGTGGCTGTCCATGCCCTGAGCCCGCACCGAGGGGCCCACTCCACCGCGCCCGAGCACATGCCACCCTCGCACCGGGCGCACCTGCAATGGACGCCGGACAAGCTCATCACCTGGGCCGAGGGCATCGGTGCGGCCACTGCCGCCGTGGTGCGCTGGCAGATGGAGCGCCGCGCCCATCCCGAGCAGGGCTACCGATCCTGCCTGGGCCTCATGCGCCTGGGCCGGGAGTACGGCCATGAACGACTGGAGGCCGCGTGCGCGCGTGCCCAGTCGATTCGTGCGCCAAACTACAAAAGCGTCGCCTCCATCTTGCAGTGCGGCCTGGATCAGCGTCCCATCGATGCGCCGCTGCCCACCCAAACCAGTTTGCCCCTGCACGCAAACCTGCGCGGCCCCGACTACTACCACTGA